ATTAGAGTGACCAGCCGCTCTATTATTCAGTGCGTTTTAGTGGCTTTGTGAGCTGCTCCTATCTCCTGATACTCTCTTCCTATGCCTGTAATACCAATCGCAATAATTAGTTATTCTATTGCGTTGCCTTTTCAGCCGGTTATTCTGCGTTGGCATTCGTCGCCATAGCTACTATCCATAGGGCATAAAGGCTATGGCTCCTCAAGAAGCTAATTATTTTGATTGGTATAAGAATACATAGATGTATAAATGTCCATAAGGTTAGTTCTGTAGAAAAAATTCTATTATTCGGAGAGCTGAAAGTGATTTATTCAAAATGCTCCAGTTTGTCTGCAGCTATGGTGGTCCTCAGGTAGGTCAGGCTAATAGCTATTACCACATTGCCGAAAAGACTGATAGAAAGACAAAGCAATTTGGAAAGCTATTATGCCAAGGAGAATGACTCATACCGGGCAGGGAACGCATCAGACTTTAAAAAATATGTCGTATGAGAAAACGCTGGTTAGCTGGTTGATGATGGATGGCTGGCAGGTCTTTTTGCCGGTGCTGGATAATGGGCACTGCACCGATATCCTTATTTCTGATGGGCCACACTTCTATCGAATTCAGGTTAAAACCATAGAGAATAACAGCAGTCAGGTTGTGCATAATCAATGGCTGGATAAGAACGTTGATGTAGTCGTTTATTTCGCTAGAACATCAAACTGGGGTGTTATTGCACCCGCTTTTACAGAGAAAAAGCGCTCACTGGATCATCCGAAACATAGAAAGTTCATTCAGAGCCGAAAGGGTTTTTTAAGAGAGTTTCACCAGTTTTAATTAGAAAAAAGGGCAGTTGTTATAACTAACAACTGCCCTTTGGTGAAAGAGTGTTTCAGGCGGCCTGTGCAGGCTTAATGGCCTGCTTTTTCAGGCGGATCATATCATTAAGAATTTCACCGGCTTCTTTCACAAAGGCGTCGGCTTCTTTCTTCTGGTCTTTTTTGTCCTTCTTATTCAGGGCTGCCTGTTCAGCTTCTTCAAGCTCATCAAGATTGTTGAGCAACTCTTCTCCTTTGGCTTTTCTCAAACGGTTTTCGATAGCAAGGCGCTGGCTGCGCATGGACTGAACTTCCAGCCGACGTTTCTCTTCATTCAGTGAAACTTTTGTCTTGTTCTCATAGCGGGTGAGATAATCTTTCATTTCATTCAGGTAAACGAAATCCGGATTGTTTCGGGTGCGCTGTTGATGCTTTTTCTCCAGTTTAGGGAAGTATGCATTCAGATCGCCGTAGCGCTGGAATTTTACCGGATTGATGGTGTCCCAGGGCAAGGCGTCTGGCAGTTTGTTCTCGCCGATATCCCGCGCTTCATACAGTGATGGATAACTGATGTCCGGCAGTACACCCTGGTTCTGGGTGCTTTGACCCGATACCCGGTAGAATTTCGCCAGAGTCAGCTTCAGTTGCCCGTGGTTGAGTGGCTGAATGCTCTGTACGGTGCCTTTTCCGTAAGTCTGGCTGCCGATCACAATGCCGCGGCCATAATCCTGAATGGCTCCGGCAAAGATTTCTGACGCGGAAGCGCTGAGTCGATCCACCATGACGGCCATTGGTCCGTCGTATACTTGTCTGGGATCAGGATCTTCCTGCTTGTCCATTCTGCCACGGCTGTCACGCACTACCACCGTTGGACCCTTGCCAATAAACAAACCAGTCAGTTCGTTGGCTTCCTGTAACGAGCCACCACCGTTGGCACGCAGGTCGATAACCAGACCGTCGATGTTTTGCTTCTTCAGATCTTCAATCAGCTTGCGTACATCTCTGGTTGTGCTTTTGTAATTGGGGTCACCGGCCTGTGCTGCACGGAAGTCAATGTAAAAGGTTGGAATTTCAATCACACCGAGTTTGCGGGTGACGCCTTTGTCTTTGACTTCAATAATTTTGCTGCTGGCGTCCTGTTCTTCCAGTTTCACCTTATCGCGAACAATGTCGTAAATCCGGGTGGTCTGGCTCTGGCTGGCACCGGGAATGACTTCCAGACGTACCAGTGTTTTCTTTTTACCGCGAATCAGCTTCACAACGTCGTCCAGTCGCATGCCTACCACGTCTTCAAGCTGACCTTTGCCCTGAGCTACGCTGACGATTTTATCACCAGGTTTTAATTGCCCTGCCAGATCGGCCGGTCCGCCCGGTACTATGCTAACCACCTTGGTGTATTCGTCTTCTGACTGCAGAACAGCGCCAATGCCTTCTAGCGACAGGCTCATATTAATGTCAAAGTTTTCTGCGGTCTGGGGTGAAAAGTATTGGGTGTGTGGGTCGAAAATGCTGGTGAAAGCATTGATGTAAGTCTGGAATGCGTCTTCGCTTTTGCTCTGGTGCAGGCGGCGAAGCAGGTTGGTGTTGCGGCGCTTGAGCTGCTCGATCACTTCATCGTCGGTACGATTGCTGAGTTTGAGAGACAGAATGCTGTCTTTTAGCTGTTGATCCCACAGTTCACGCTGGGCTTTCTCATCGGTTAACCAGGGCGAGTCTTTGCGATCCACCACCAGTTCGGCATCGGTTTTCAGATTGATGCTGCCAATGCCTTTATCTACCCTTGTCAGAAGGTAACGTGCCCGGTCACCAGCGCGTTCACGGTAACGGTTAAACATTTCAAAAGCAGGCTTCAGGTCGCCGCTTTTAAGCGAACTGGCCAGTTTCTCGCGATAGCGTTGGAACTCATCAATGTCTTTTTGCAGAAAGAAACTGCGATTAGGATCGAGTCGATCAAGATAGCGTTGAAACACCTTGTCGGCGTTTTCCTGATCAACAGGTAGTTTGCGATAGTGATTTCTGGACAGAAGCTGTACGACATTCACACTGGCAATGGCCTGCTGCAGTGTCGGGGAAAGGTCTTCCAGTTCCCGTTCCAGATTCTGGTCAGCAGCAAAAACCGGGCTGGTGGCCAGACAGATGGCTGTGAACAGTGCAATGAAAACCGATGTGTATTTCCTTGCAAGTTGCAGGGTCGGTATCATGGATTATGAAGCTCCGTGTCGTATTGTCGGTATCAAACAGCTCCGGGCGCTGATTTCCTGAGATGCAAACAGCATAAATAACGCCTTGGCTATACACTTTGAATCAGTAAGCATTGGCAGATGGTTTGTCATCTTTGTCGTTCTCATCCGATAGCAGACTGCTCATCAATGACTGATTCATGGGACATAAGTCCTAATAATTTCATGTCGGCTAATCAGCGTAACCGCTGAGTGCTTAAAACATACAACAGCCCGAAAGACCTTGCAGGCAGATGACGAGTCCTTCTGCTTATTTTTCGACATTGACAGACTGAAGCACTAAGTAAACAGTCATAGACCGCTTACAGAAACAGAATACAGGTATGCCATAGGAGTGGGCAACTTGCTTTCGTAAGAACTTGGTAAGGAATGCAGGAAGGGTGCTTTAACGTGACAGGGAAAGACGTCTGCCTTCCCCTATCCAGCTGTAAATTCAGTTATACCCGCGAACAAAACAGGTAGAGTCATCCTGTCGCGCAGCGGGAATGCTCGACGAGGCTTTCAGCAGCGGTTTCAGCTTGTTGTACTGGTCTCCTTTGTCACCCTGAATCGTGGTGGACAGAGCGTTTTTAGGATGATGCTGAGCCGGGATTCTATGCTGGTATTTCATAATCAGTTCCGCTGTTTGCACTTTCGTTTGATTTACTGTGCATTTTCTAGGTTAACAGGCTCATCTGGCTTCGGAACTCTGGATTTGTACTTAATCTGCGACTGTTGATTATGTTCTGCAAGACAATGTAATTGGCGTGTTCGTTTTGTAACCGGATGCAATCCGGTGCCAGCTTGAAAGCAGCAACTGCACCGGGTTGTAACAAATCAGATTTGATCTTTCGCAAAAAAGCGTTGTAACACCTGATTCAACTGGAAGGCATCGCGGGTTCCGGCGGTCTCCCTGATGGAATGCATGCCAAAAGTGGGAAGACCTATATCCAGTGTCCGAATCCCCAGCTCTCCGGCAGTCAGAGGGCCAATGGTACTGCCACAGGCGAGATCGGTTCGGGTGACGAAGTACTGATAGTCGGCACCGGCTTCGCGACACAGCAAACCAAACAGGGCGCAGGTCTCATCGTTGGAAGCGTAACGCTGGTTGGCGTTAATTTTCAGAACGGCACCTTTGTTCAGCAGCGGTTGATGGTTGCCTTCATGACGGTCAGCGTAGTTAGGGTGAACACCATGGGCATTATCCGCCGAGATAATCATGGATCGGGCAATGGCCTGAGCCAGAGCTTCAGTGGAACCTGCTACCCGGTGCAGAATGGTTTTCAGCATAGGACCCTGAGCGCCGGTTGCAGACTGGCTGCCGCACTCTTCATGATCATTACACACCAGCACCATAGGAGCGGAGCTATTATCAAGTGCTTCAATCATGGCGGTCATGCCAACGTAGCAGCTGAGCAGATTATCCAGCGACTGACTGACAATAAACTCGTCTTTCAAACCAATGATGGCAGCGCCCTGTGTGTCGTAGAAACTCAGGTCATACTCCAGTACTTCCGTAACGTCAGTGACACCTTCTTCTGCTAACTGTTCTTTTAACAGGGCGCGGAAGTCGGCTTTTTCGTCTTTGCCCAGCTGGCACAGTATGGGTGGAATATCCGTCTGCGGATTAACACTGCGCTTTTTGTTGGCTTCCCGATCAAGGTGGATGGCCAGGCTGGGTATATAAGCGACGGCTTTACGGTAATTAATCAGGCTGGATTTCAGTTCACCGGCAGTATCAATATAAAAAACGCGTCCGGCTATGGACAGGTCGCGGTCAAACCATGGGTTTAACAACGCTCCGCCGTAAACTTCAACCGCCAGTTGCAGGTATTGGTGTTTGTGCAATTCAGGTTGAGGTTTGACTTTCAGACAGGGAAAATCGGTGTGCCCGCCCACCATACGAAAGCCTTGCTGGTGGTTGCCATTGGTAAAAGCAACAATGGATGAGTCGTTACGAGTCACATAATAACGACCATTGTCTTTCAGTTGCCAGGCTTGCGATTCGTTCAGTTGCACAAAGCCGTGCTGCTCCAGCTTGGCAACCATGTTTTTAACGGCGTGGTAAGGGGTGGGGGACTCCCGCAAGAACTCGACCAGATTCTGGTTAAAGTTCTGCTGGAGAGAGGGTGTTTGACTCATAGAGACTCCTGATATCAGCTGGTGTGCCAGCGAACTTGTTATTATTCATGAAAATATTACTGCTGTCTGCCTACGATGCCATGAGCCATCGTTATTGGCGCAAAGGACTGGTTGAAGCATTTCCTCAATTTAACTGGACAGTGTTAACACTGCCAGCCCGTTACTTCAGCTGGCGACTGCGTGGCAATAGTCTGAGTTGGGCATTTGGACAACGGGAGGTGCTGGAGCAGAGCTATGATTTGCTGATCTGTACGTCAATGACTGACCTGTCTGCCTTAAAAGGAATGGTGCCCGGCCTGGCGAAAGTACCAACGCTCTGTTACTACCATGAAAACCAGTTTGCCTATCCTCAGTCCGACGATCAGCAGGCTAATGTTGAACCGTTAATGTTGAATCTTTACACGGCGCTGGCAGCTGATCGGGTGTTGTTTAATACGACTTATAACCGGGATACTTTTTTTAAAGGTGCTGAACGGTTGCTGAAGAAACTGCCTGATCATGTGCCGTTATCGGTTATTGATCGATTGCGGCAGAGGTCTGCGGTTTTGCCTGTGCCTCTGCCAGATACAGTCTTCCCGCGCTGCGGCTCTCATCGTAAGGCTGTTAGCAAACCGGTGCGTATTGTCTGGGCTGCACGATGGGAGTATGACAAGGGTGGTGACCGGTTACTGGCGGTGCTGCAGGAACTTGAACGGCGTCAGCTGGATTTCAGGCTGTGTATTCTCGGGCAACGATTCAGAAATACGCCCATGGAATTCGATCTTATCGGGCAAGTGTTCAGTCACCGTCTTGATCAATTTGGTTACGCCAGTAGCAGGGAAGACTATCTGCATTGGCTGCGTCAGTCGGATATCGTTCTTTCGACGGCTATTCATGAATTTCAGGGTGTTTCCATTCTTGAAGCCGTAACCAGCGGTTGTGTTCCGGTGCTGCCCGATCGGGAAGTGTATCCGGAACTGTTTGATTCGCAGTATATCTATCCGGACTGCGGCGATGATGTGTTGGCTGAGGCCGTTGCAGCTGCTGATGTGATTGAACGACACATGCAGCTGATTGGCAGTGAAAGCGCTCAGCCGCCCAGTGTTGATCACTATCGCTGGTCAAATCTCAGACACGATTATTTGGAGCAAATGCTTCAGGTTGTGAACAGCTTCTAAAGCAGAAAGTACTCTTTAATGCCTGCCAGTACATTGGCAACGGCGACAGAGGTCAGAATCAAGCCCATGACCCGGCTGATGATGCTGGCACCGCTGTCGCCTATAAATCGATGGACCTTACTGGCTCCGAGCATCAGCAACAAGGTAATAAACAACACCGATATCATAATTGCGGTGGTTTGTGCCTGTTCCAGCACGCTGTAGTGGTGGTTTTCTGTGAGCAGAACCGCGGCCAGCATGGCTCCCGGACTGGCGATGGACGGCACTGCCAGAGGGAAGATGGCTTTTTCTGTGGCAGAGGTTGCCATTTTGACTTCTTCTTCCGGCTTGCTTTCACCAAAGATCATGGACAGGGCAAAAATAAACAGGACAATCCCGCCAGCAATCTGAAAAGCCGAAAGAGGGATGTTAATGATTTTCAGAATGACTTCACCCGCCATTACAAAAAAGATCAGAATCGATCCGGAAGCCAGTGCTGCTCTTACAGCAATTTTTCTTTTCAGCGATTCGTCATACCGACTGGTGACCGCTATAAAAACCGGTACAGTACCAATGGGGTCAATGACAGCAAAAAAGAAAATAAAGGTGGCTAAAAGATCGATCATGAATACCTCTTACGGCAATGGCAAACAGTACGAGTGGTTGCAATGAAGAATAAACAACCGGGAACCGATTATGTTGGGGAAGGTGCTGATTTTTCAAGGTTGGTGGGCGTGGTCAGATTTCACAGCTTGTGCATGAAGGGCAGGGGCTGTACTGAAGTGCACAGCCCCTGACAGATTCTTCAGGCTGCCGCCTGTTGAGCAATCTGTTCTTCCAGTTGGTGACTGACGAACTCAGGAGACTGGGTCTTCTGAGCCAATAGGGCATACATTGACGGTACTACGAAGATGGTAAGCAGGCTGGAAACCAGTACACCAAAGAAAACGATAATACCAATGGCATAACGGGATTCTGAGCCAGCACCACTGGCCAACAGCAGGGGGACAGAACCCGCAACGGTGGTGAATGCGGTCATCAGAATCGGGCGTAAACGCTGCCTGGCCGCCTGAATAACGGCTTGCTCAAATGCCAGACCCTGGTCGCGTAACTGATTGGCAAACTCAACAATAAGAATACCGTTCTTCGTTGCCAGACCGATCAGCATAATCAGTGCCAGCTGGCTGTAGATATTCAGGCTTTCACCGGTCAGAAGCAATCCGCCCAAAGCGCCGGCAATACCCAGAGGTACGGTCAGCATAACCACCAACGGGTGCACAAAGCTTTCAAACTGTGCCGCCAGTACCAGGAAAACAATGATCAGAGCCAGTGCAAAAACATAGGCAATGGAACTCTGGTTGCTGCGGTACTCCAGTGATTCGCCTTTGTAATTGATAATGGCCTCGGCGGGCAGGTTATCAACCACCAGCTGATCCAGATAATCCAGAGCTTCACCCAGAGAGTAACCGTCCTGCAGACTGGCAGACAGGGTGATGGCACGGTTGCGATTATAGTGACGCAGTCGTGCAGATTTGCCGACTTCACGAATGCTTACCAGGTTATCAAGGCGAATAAATTGTCCGGAAGTGGCAGATCGAACATAGAGTTGTGACAGGTCATCTGCCGATAAAAACTGTTCTTCAATGCCCCGGACAAACACATCGTACTCTTCACCGCGTTCCATAAAGGTGGTGATGTTTTTGCCGCCCAACATGATTTCCAGCGTGTTGCCGATTTCTTCAGCTGATACGCCTAATTGCTGGGCTCTTTCCCGATCGATAGATACTTCCATCTGTGGCTGGTTCTGGTTGAAATCCACATCCAGATCCGACAGGCCGGGGTTTTCTTTTGCCAGTTCCATCAGCAGGTCGGTCCACTCAACCAGCTGATCAAATGATCCGCCGCCGATAACAAACTGCACCGGATTGCTGGAGCCCCCCATAAAAGAGCGAACAATCGGGAATGCCTGAACGTGAGGAATCTGTGCAAACTCTTCACGAATCATATCGGAAAATTCAAACACACTGATGCCCCGCTCGCTCCAGTCTTTGAAGCCGAGAATCATGATGCCCGAGTTGTCGCCCATCGCACCCCAGCCGGGGGTTTGCAGGTAGGAGTAATCAATGGCGCCATCGCCGATTTTCGGCAGCAGTACGGCCTCGATCTCTTCGGCGGCTTCTTTCATGGCTGGATAGCTGGAGCCTTCCGGACCTCGAATGATCACAAACATGCTGCCGCGATCTTCTCTGGGCATAAAGGCTTTCGGCACCATGTTGTAGAGAACGACAGAGGAGGCAACCGAAGCAATCAGGATAGTCAGCCCCAGCAGTTTACGACGAACAAACACGGTCACCAGACGTTCATAGCCGTTTTCCAGTTTATTCAACTGACGTTCGGTGAACTGGTTCAGGCGAGAAGGTTTGGTGTTCAGTTTCAGGAACCTGGAGCCCATCATCGGTGACAGGGTCAGTGCCACAAGGCTTGAAAAGCAGACGCTGCCTGCCAGTGTCAGAGCGTATTCACGGAACAGAATGCCGACCATGCCGCCCATAAAGACGACAGGCACAAACACCATTACCAGTACCACAGTGGTGGCAACGACCGCAAAACCCACTTCGCGGGCACCATGCCATGCGGCGAACAGAGATGGTTTGCCCATTTCCAGGTGCCGATGGATATTTTCCAGCACAACAATAGCGTCATCGACCACAAGACCAATCGCCAGAACCAGAGCCAGCAGGGTCAGGATGTTGATGGAAAAGCCCATGACCCAGATAACGGCAAACGCGGCGATGAGTGAAACCGGCACTGTAACCGCTGGAATCAGCGTCGCGCGGGCATTACCCAGAAAGATATACAGCACCAGAATAACAAGTGCGATAGTAATCGCCAGTGTCGTGTATACTTCGTCAATCGCGCCCTGGATAAAGATAGAGGAATCGTGGGTTGTGCCCAGTGTTGTGCCTTCTGGCAGGAAGGGTTCGAAAGCCGCCATTTCACGCTTAACGTTGTTAATGACCTCCAGTGGATTGGCGTTTGAAATGGGCACAATACCAATGGTCACCACGTTTTTGCCGTCCACTTTCGAAAGGCTTTCTTCTACTTTGGGGCCGGTGCCAATAGTGGCAATGTCTTCCAGATAAACCGTTGATGTGCCGCTCTGACGGATCACCAGACGGCGGAACGCTTCAGCGTCGTCATACTCACGCAATACTCTCACCGGTATAGAACGCTGGTCGCCTTTAACGGTACCTGCTGGCAATTCAATATTATTGCGGCGCAGGGCGCTTTGCACATCGGTGGCTGTCAGTTGTCGTGCAGCCATGGCAATAGGGTCAAGATCGATACGCATGACATACTGACGACCGCCGTATATGTCGGCAGAGCTGACGCCATCCACCAGACTCAGCCGGTCCTGCAGGGTTCGTTCCGCATAATCGGTGAGCTCTACTGGCGACAGGGTTTCGCTTTGCAGGGTAACGTTCAGAACGGATTCGCCGGTACCGCTGTTTTTCCAGACAATGGGTGATTCCGCCTCGTCGGGCAGTCGCCAGCTGGCACGGGACATGGCTTCCCGTACGTCGTTGGCAGCGACTTCCATATCGGTTTCAGTGGAAAATTCAACGGTGATTCGTGAAACGCCGTGCATGCTCTGGCTTTCAATGGAACGAATGCCGTCGATCCCTCCCAGGCGGTCTTCAAGCACATTGGTGATCTTGGACTCGACGACATCTGCTGATGCCCCGGTATAGCTTGTGTGAACCGATACCCTGGGCGTTGTGATATCCGGCAGCTCTCGTATAGGCAGCAGAGTGAAGGCAACGATACCAAAGGTGATCAGCAACAGGCTGACCACAGTGGCGAACACGGGTCGTTTAACAGACAGATCAGACAGTATCATGAACGGACGTCCTCAGCAGGCTCGCCGGTCTCTGCGACTTCTGTGCTCAGAACTCTTACCGGACGACCTGCCGTGACTTTTACGACGCCCTGATCAACAATGCTGTCACCTTCCTGCAGGCCGCTGGTGACCGTTATTTTGCTCTCAAGAATAATGCCGGTTTCAATAAACCGTTGTTGTGGAATGCCTTCTTCGTCCAGAAGGTAAACGTATTGGTCGTTGCCATCAAACAGAACACTTCGAGCCGGA
Above is a window of Endozoicomonas montiporae CL-33 DNA encoding:
- a CDS encoding carboxy terminal-processing peptidase, translating into MIPTLQLARKYTSVFIALFTAICLATSPVFAADQNLERELEDLSPTLQQAIASVNVVQLLSRNHYRKLPVDQENADKVFQRYLDRLDPNRSFFLQKDIDEFQRYREKLASSLKSGDLKPAFEMFNRYRERAGDRARYLLTRVDKGIGSINLKTDAELVVDRKDSPWLTDEKAQRELWDQQLKDSILSLKLSNRTDDEVIEQLKRRNTNLLRRLHQSKSEDAFQTYINAFTSIFDPHTQYFSPQTAENFDINMSLSLEGIGAVLQSEDEYTKVVSIVPGGPADLAGQLKPGDKIVSVAQGKGQLEDVVGMRLDDVVKLIRGKKKTLVRLEVIPGASQSQTTRIYDIVRDKVKLEEQDASSKIIEVKDKGVTRKLGVIEIPTFYIDFRAAQAGDPNYKSTTRDVRKLIEDLKKQNIDGLVIDLRANGGGSLQEANELTGLFIGKGPTVVVRDSRGRMDKQEDPDPRQVYDGPMAVMVDRLSASASEIFAGAIQDYGRGIVIGSQTYGKGTVQSIQPLNHGQLKLTLAKFYRVSGQSTQNQGVLPDISYPSLYEARDIGENKLPDALPWDTINPVKFQRYGDLNAYFPKLEKKHQQRTRNNPDFVYLNEMKDYLTRYENKTKVSLNEEKRRLEVQSMRSQRLAIENRLRKAKGEELLNNLDELEEAEQAALNKKDKKDQKKEADAFVKEAGEILNDMIRLKKQAIKPAQAA
- a CDS encoding M18 family aminopeptidase, with product MSQTPSLQQNFNQNLVEFLRESPTPYHAVKNMVAKLEQHGFVQLNESQAWQLKDNGRYYVTRNDSSIVAFTNGNHQQGFRMVGGHTDFPCLKVKPQPELHKHQYLQLAVEVYGGALLNPWFDRDLSIAGRVFYIDTAGELKSSLINYRKAVAYIPSLAIHLDREANKKRSVNPQTDIPPILCQLGKDEKADFRALLKEQLAEEGVTDVTEVLEYDLSFYDTQGAAIIGLKDEFIVSQSLDNLLSCYVGMTAMIEALDNSSAPMVLVCNDHEECGSQSATGAQGPMLKTILHRVAGSTEALAQAIARSMIISADNAHGVHPNYADRHEGNHQPLLNKGAVLKINANQRYASNDETCALFGLLCREAGADYQYFVTRTDLACGSTIGPLTAGELGIRTLDIGLPTFGMHSIRETAGTRDAFQLNQVLQRFFAKDQI
- a CDS encoding tRNA-queuosine alpha-mannosyltransferase domain-containing protein, whose translation is MKILLLSAYDAMSHRYWRKGLVEAFPQFNWTVLTLPARYFSWRLRGNSLSWAFGQREVLEQSYDLLICTSMTDLSALKGMVPGLAKVPTLCYYHENQFAYPQSDDQQANVEPLMLNLYTALAADRVLFNTTYNRDTFFKGAERLLKKLPDHVPLSVIDRLRQRSAVLPVPLPDTVFPRCGSHRKAVSKPVRIVWAARWEYDKGGDRLLAVLQELERRQLDFRLCILGQRFRNTPMEFDLIGQVFSHRLDQFGYASSREDYLHWLRQSDIVLSTAIHEFQGVSILEAVTSGCVPVLPDREVYPELFDSQYIYPDCGDDVLAEAVAAADVIERHMQLIGSESAQPPSVDHYRWSNLRHDYLEQMLQVVNSF
- a CDS encoding MarC family protein — protein: MIDLLATFIFFFAVIDPIGTVPVFIAVTSRYDESLKRKIAVRAALASGSILIFFVMAGEVILKIINIPLSAFQIAGGIVLFIFALSMIFGESKPEEEVKMATSATEKAIFPLAVPSIASPGAMLAAVLLTENHHYSVLEQAQTTAIMISVLFITLLLMLGASKVHRFIGDSGASIISRVMGLILTSVAVANVLAGIKEYFLL
- a CDS encoding efflux RND transporter permease subunit → MILSDLSVKRPVFATVVSLLLITFGIVAFTLLPIRELPDITTPRVSVHTSYTGASADVVESKITNVLEDRLGGIDGIRSIESQSMHGVSRITVEFSTETDMEVAANDVREAMSRASWRLPDEAESPIVWKNSGTGESVLNVTLQSETLSPVELTDYAERTLQDRLSLVDGVSSADIYGGRQYVMRIDLDPIAMAARQLTATDVQSALRRNNIELPAGTVKGDQRSIPVRVLREYDDAEAFRRLVIRQSGTSTVYLEDIATIGTGPKVEESLSKVDGKNVVTIGIVPISNANPLEVINNVKREMAAFEPFLPEGTTLGTTHDSSIFIQGAIDEVYTTLAITIALVILVLYIFLGNARATLIPAVTVPVSLIAAFAVIWVMGFSINILTLLALVLAIGLVVDDAIVVLENIHRHLEMGKPSLFAAWHGAREVGFAVVATTVVLVMVFVPVVFMGGMVGILFREYALTLAGSVCFSSLVALTLSPMMGSRFLKLNTKPSRLNQFTERQLNKLENGYERLVTVFVRRKLLGLTILIASVASSVVLYNMVPKAFMPREDRGSMFVIIRGPEGSSYPAMKEAAEEIEAVLLPKIGDGAIDYSYLQTPGWGAMGDNSGIMILGFKDWSERGISVFEFSDMIREEFAQIPHVQAFPIVRSFMGGSSNPVQFVIGGGSFDQLVEWTDLLMELAKENPGLSDLDVDFNQNQPQMEVSIDRERAQQLGVSAEEIGNTLEIMLGGKNITTFMERGEEYDVFVRGIEEQFLSADDLSQLYVRSATSGQFIRLDNLVSIREVGKSARLRHYNRNRAITLSASLQDGYSLGEALDYLDQLVVDNLPAEAIINYKGESLEYRSNQSSIAYVFALALIIVFLVLAAQFESFVHPLVVMLTVPLGIAGALGGLLLTGESLNIYSQLALIMLIGLATKNGILIVEFANQLRDQGLAFEQAVIQAARQRLRPILMTAFTTVAGSVPLLLASGAGSESRYAIGIIVFFGVLVSSLLTIFVVPSMYALLAQKTQSPEFVSHQLEEQIAQQAAA